The segment AAATTGTTATGCCGCAACACAGCAACAGCGTTAACAGGCTCTTCGGAGGGCAGCTCATGGCCTGGATCGATCTTGTCGCCAGTGTCGTCGCGCTCAGGCATTGCGGAGGACATTGCACGACCGCTTCCGTGGATTATCTGAGCTTCGAGAAACCGATTTACGTAAAAGACGTTATCGTCCTCGAAGGGTGCGTCACTTACGTCGGGGGGACGTCGATGGAAATCCGGGTGGATACGTTTGTGGAGAAACCGGGGATTGTTCATGAAATGGTGAACAGGGCCTACCTCACCTTCGTGGGTTTGG is part of the Synergistaceae bacterium genome and harbors:
- a CDS encoding acyl-CoA thioesterase, whose protein sequence is MPQHSNSVNRLFGGQLMAWIDLVASVVALRHCGGHCTTASVDYLSFEKPIYVKDVIVLEGCVTYVGGTSMEIRVDTFVEKPGIVHEMVNRAYLTFVGLDESGHPLRVPRLDLQTDEERSEWEKGAKRAEVRRERRKSVMGL